GACCGCCCGGTGGTCGGGGGTCTACGGGTCGCCCCCCGGGGCAGGTCCGGGCTCGGTCATGCCGACCCACCTCAGCCCGTCCGGCGATTGAGGACCGGCTCCGGCCCCGGGACCCGGTTCGGGCCGCGCGCGGGGACTCGTAGAATCGGGGAATCATGGCCTACCTCGACCACGCCGCCACCACGCCGATGCTGCCGGAGGCCGCCACGGCGATGACCGCGCAGTTCGCCGCGACGGGCAACGCATCCTCCCTGCACGCCGCCGGCCGCCGGGCCCGCCGTACCGTCGAGGAGGCCCGCGAGGCCTTCGCCGAGGCGCTCGGCGCGCGCCCGAGCGAGGTGGTCTTCACCGCCGGCGGCACCGAGGCCGACAACCTCGCCGTCAAGGGCCTGTACTGGGCCCGCCGCGACGCCGACCCCGCCCGGACGAGGATCCTCGCCAGCCCCGTGGAGCACCACGCCGTCCTCGACGCCGTGCACTGGCTCGGCGAGCACGAGGGCGCCCGCGTCGAGTACCTCCCGGTGGACGGCTTCGGCCGGGTCCACCCCGAGGCGTTCCGCGAGGCCATCGCCCGCAACCCGGACGACATCGCCCTCGCCACCGTCATGTGGGCCAACAACGAGATCGGCACCGTCATGCCGGTCCACGAACTGGCCGGTACCGCCCGCGAGTTCGGCATCCCGATGCACTCCGACGCCGTCCAGGCCATCGGACAGCTCGACGTCGGCTTCGCCGACAGCGGTCTCGCCGCCATGGCGGTGAGCGGTCACAAGATCGGCGGCCCCTACGGCATCGGCGCGCTGCTCCTCGGCCGTG
This is a stretch of genomic DNA from Streptomyces sp. NBC_00536. It encodes these proteins:
- a CDS encoding cysteine desulfurase family protein, translating into MAYLDHAATTPMLPEAATAMTAQFAATGNASSLHAAGRRARRTVEEAREAFAEALGARPSEVVFTAGGTEADNLAVKGLYWARRDADPARTRILASPVEHHAVLDAVHWLGEHEGARVEYLPVDGFGRVHPEAFREAIARNPDDIALATVMWANNEIGTVMPVHELAGTAREFGIPMHSDAVQAIGQLDVGFADSGLAAMAVSGHKIGGPYGIGALLLGRDQSPVPVLHGGGQERHVRSGTLDVPAIAAFAVAAVLATERREAFAREVGALRDELVAAVRSAVPDAILGGDPDDRLPANAHFSFPGCEGDSLLLLLDAQGIECSTGSACTAGVAQPSHVLLATGTDPDLARGTLRFSLGHTSTKEDVAAVAAAIGPAVDRARTAGLS